Proteins from a single region of Gordonia hongkongensis:
- a CDS encoding SRPBCC family protein, with protein sequence MPSPARVTVIDTVVSFDAPIEVTFDYLADPTNRPEWQSSLRRIDDLRPIGHRAGDVGTSWTDVTVVPGVSPRMEVTACESRRRWQEIGRWRSVDAVLTLTFADREARTDVHAEAVLTVPAIGGLVLTVTRWPAAQAVRADLERAARLLAGRGSR encoded by the coding sequence ATGCCCTCCCCCGCCCGCGTCACCGTCATCGACACGGTGGTCTCGTTCGACGCCCCGATCGAGGTCACCTTCGACTACCTCGCCGACCCGACGAACCGACCGGAATGGCAGTCGAGTCTGCGCCGCATCGACGACCTGCGGCCGATCGGTCACCGGGCGGGTGACGTCGGCACCAGCTGGACCGACGTCACCGTCGTACCCGGGGTGTCGCCGCGGATGGAGGTGACCGCCTGTGAGTCCCGTCGACGGTGGCAGGAGATCGGACGGTGGCGGTCCGTTGATGCGGTCCTGACGTTGACGTTCGCCGATCGCGAGGCCCGCACCGACGTGCATGCCGAGGCGGTGCTGACGGTGCCCGCGATCGGTGGGCTGGTGCTGACCGTGACGCGGTGGCCGGCGGCGCAAGCGGTGCGGGCCGATCTCGAACGGGCCGCTCGACTGTTGGCCGGTCGAGGCTCTCGGTGA